A window of the Drosophila simulans strain w501 chromosome 2L, Prin_Dsim_3.1, whole genome shotgun sequence genome harbors these coding sequences:
- the LOC6731920 gene encoding tubulin polyglutamylase TTLL4 isoform X2 — MRNNSGYHIPASNSLNNNGAPTPRYCNADNTFCCYSYDNCNLIAPAWGNRQNQNQNSVPNQNHNLPTKRIPTKQTARSSYHQSAANSAPDSSLFTDAFGQPSLVSQRIAGNKSCEYVYQTILRSEDQHSNRQYKQARSYAADKEQQQQMLLQPSIVYFDAELKKRKDRGGRVSTDYVDNSPDRYRPLNSPSPEPAWDNILLERPVQYQTTNQHYQHYFSYFYNRGAEKLSKPTFAAANSRKMPISKFQKAGASHRDSREVDGRRDNSEDRTWQGQKYEKHVLKEKLPSNDLKADYLDNCWGDPGSGDEYRDIKDSYDPVVVIDNGLEQVGVHRRYCRMTEKTVLDGSGDTLINNNNNELKVMRKPTDQPMPRLPMTPKRAKGGAVSTKKPMPTVHRVLLYSTQSPRLGRKQQFSNQRLSAKQQSSKALGAGDEKQTVLLLEPEHKQEDHRSALDFDRNDDFDEDDDLDNLSNFDESDTASVLSDTEDGYRAHAFKLTHSVDRFSSPQSTPSFLSSQSSEDDLKNPDSLLVPSLFPYVPPYLSFSSNTKRGPRVPPDLHRVLKWRITNIMPKVVRLILANSGMRMLKKTNDWMGVWGKHLKSPCFKAIRSYQKINHLPGSFRIGRKDSCWKNLQRQMGKHSNKEFGFMPRTYIIPNDLGALRRHWPKYAQRNTKWIIKPPASARGAGIRVINRWGQIPKRRPLIVQKYIERPLLINGSKFDLRLYVLVTSVNPLRVFMYHNGLARFASVKYSAKTDTLNDRCMHLTNYSINKFSSNYSKNEDVNACHGHKWTIKSLWTYLANRGVRTDCLWEALRSLVLRTILAGENGINSMIRANVESKYSCFELFGFDVILDSDLVPWLLEVNISPSLHSELPLDAHVKAPLVQGVLNTALYNVPPKLSLDKQKELAAEFSFPPGTQMCYDKRLYINYLSREEKIKHNTFTRKSMEDRNEYVDAILNNLTPDDVRCLIIAEDELARCAPLERIFPTDQTHKYLKYNDTPRYYNRLLDAWESRYANNRTEGIALLRDYCQNKYHLQVPTPPAKKYIEGDHTEYSLHLSPEQDILPASGGSLNGNIPQSAVHN, encoded by the exons ATGCGTAACAACAGCGGCTATCATATCCCAGCCAGCAACAGTCTGAACAACAATGGAGCCCCTACGCCACGTTACTGCAATGCGGACAATACGTTTTGCTGCTATAGCTACGATAACTGCAACCTGATCGCTCCAGCGTGGGGCAATCGCCAGAACCAGAATCAAAATTCAGTGCCCAACCAGAACCATAATCTGCCGACAAAGAGAATTCCCACCAAGCAAACGGCCAGATCGAGCTACCATCAATCGGCGGCCAATTCGGCACCGGACTCCTCACTGTTTACCGATGCATTTGGCCAGCCATCGTTGGTCAGCCAGCGGATAGCTGGCAACAAGAGCTGCGAGTACGTCTATCAGACGATACTGCGATCGGAGGATCAGCATTCCAATAGGCAGTACAAGCAGGCAAGGTCATATGCCGCTGAcaaggagcaacagcagcagatgtTGTTGCAGCCATCCATCGTGTACTTTGATGCGGAGCTAAAGAAACGGAAAGACCGAGGGGGACGTGTGTCCACCGATTATGTGGACAATAGTCCGGACCGATATCGGCCACTCAATTCTCCCTCTCCAGAGCCGGCCTGGGATAACATACT TTTGGAACGCCCGGTCCAGTATCAGACGACGAACCAGCACTATCAGCACTATTTTTCCTACTTCTACAACCGTGGAGCGGAGAAACTGTCCAAGCCAACATTTGCCGCTGCCAATAGCCGCAAAATGCCAATAAGCAAATTCCAAAAGGCCGGCGCCAGTCACAGGGATTCGCGAGAAGTCGATGGACGAAGGGACAATTCCGAGGACAGGACCTGGCAGGGTCAAAAGTATGAAAAGCACGTGCTAAAGGAGAAGCTCCCAAGCAATGATTTAAAAGCCGATTACCTAGACAATTGCTGGGGAGACCCTGGAAGCGGAGATGAGTACAGGGACATTAAAGATAGCTATGACCCCGTTGTTGTTATTGACAATGGGCTGGAGCAGGTCGGAGTACATCGGCGATACTGCAGAATGACCGAAAAGACGGTCCTGGATGGCTCCGGAGACACGCTgattaataacaacaataatgaaTTAAAGGTTATGCGTAAGCCGACGGATCAGCCCATGCCACGGTTGCCCATGACGCCAAAGAGGGCCAAAGGTGGGGCCGTGTCTACCAAAAAGCCAATGCCCACGGTTCACCGAGTCCTGCTGTACAGCACTCAGAGTCCACGGCTGGGCCGCAAGCAGCAGTTCAGCAACCAGCGGCTAAGTGCAAAGCAGCAGAGCTCCAAGGCACTGGGTGCAGGTGACGAGAAACAGACGGTCCTATTGCTGGAGCCGGAACACAAGCAGGAAGACCACCGCAGTGCCCTTGACTTCGATCGTAATGACGACTTCGACGAAGATGATGATCTCGACAATT TATCAAATTTCGACGAAAGCGACACGGCGAGTGTTTTGTCAGACACTGAGGACGGTTATCGTGCCCATGCCTTCAAGCTCACACACTCTGTGGATCGATTTTCATCGCCCCAAAGCACGCCCAGCTTCTTGTCTTCGCAGTCGTCGGAGGATGATCTGAAAAATCCGGATTCCCTTCTCGTTCCCAGTTTGTTCCCCTACGTGCCCCCTTATTTGTCTTTTTCGTCGAACACAAAAAGAGGTCCACGCGTGCCGCCGGATCTTCATCGGGTTTTGAAGTGGCGCATTACAAACATAATGCCAAAGGTAGTTCGCTTGATTCTGGCCAACAGCGGAATGCGAATGCTAAAGA AAACCAACGACTGGATGGGCGTATGGGGCAAGCATTTAAAGTCACCGTGTTTTAAGGCAATTCGTTCGTATCAGAAAATCAATCACTTGCCCGGTTCATTTCGCATCGGGCGAAAGGATTCGTGCTGGAAGAATCTGCAGAGGCAGATGGGTAAGCACAGCAACAAGGAATTCGGGTTCATGCCACGCACATACATTATTCCCAATGATCTGGGAGCCCTGCGCCGGCACTGGCCGAAATATGCCCAGCGAAATACCAAGTGGATTATAAAGCCACCAGCTAGTGCTCGGGGTGCTGGCATCAGGGTTATCAACCGATGGGGCCAGATACCCAAGAGAAGGCCTCTTATCGTACAAAA GTATATAGAGCGACCGCTTCTAATAAATGGTAGTAAATTTGACCTGCGTCTGTATGTCTTGGTTACATCAGTGAATCCCTTGCGAGTGTTCATGTACCACAACGGATTGGCACGGTTCGCTTCAG TGAAGTACAGCGCTAAAACGGACACTTTGAATGACCGGTGTATGCATTTGACCAACTATAGCATCAATAAGTTTTCCTCGAACTATTCGAAGAACGAAGACGTCAATGCCTGCCACGGACACAAGTGGACTATCAAGTCGCTGTGGACGTATTTGGCGAATCGTGGAGTGCGTACCGACTGTCTGTGGGAGGCGCTGAGGAGTTTGGTGCTTCGGACAATTCTTGCTGGCGAGAATGGCATTAATAGCATGATTCGAGCAAATGTTGAATCAAAGTACAGCTGCTTCGAGCTATTCGGCTTCGATGTTATTCTGGACTCTGATCTGGTTCCTTGGCTGTTGGAAGTCAATATTTCGCCCAGTTTACACTCGGAACTGCCCCTAGATGCTCATGTCAAAGCGCCTTTAGTGCAGGGCGTTCTTAATACAGCGCTGTACAAC GTACCTCCAAAACTATCGCTGGATAAGCAAAAGGAACTGGCCGCAGAATTTTCCTTTCCCCCGGGCACACAAATGTGCTACGACAAGCGGCTTTACATTAACTATTTGTCGCGCGAGGAGAAGATCAAACACAACACATTTACCCGAAAGTCTATGGAAGACCGGAATGAG TATGTGGATGCGATCCTGAATAATCTGACCCCCGATGATGTGAGGTGCCTTATCATAGCCGAGGATGAACTAGCGCGATGTGCACCGCTGGAGCGCATCTTTCCAACAGATCAGACCCATAAGTACCTTAAATACAACGACACTCCGCGGTATTACAATCGCCTTTTGGATGCCTGGGAATCGCGCTACGCTAACAATCGCACAGAAGGGATTGCGTTGCTGCGCGATTATTGTCAAAACAAATATCATCTTCAAGTCCCAACACCTCCAGCCAAAAAG TATATTGAAGGTGATCACACTGAATATTCCTTACACCTGAGTCCAGAACAAGACATTCTTCCAGCGTCAGGTGGGTCTTTAAATGGTAATATACCTCAATCGGCTGTCCATaactag
- the LOC6731920 gene encoding tubulin polyglutamylase TTLL4 isoform X5 → MPISKFQKAGASHRDSREVDGRRDNSEDRTWQGQKYEKHVLKEKLPSNDLKADYLDNCWGDPGSGDEYRDIKDSYDPVVVIDNGLEQVGVHRRYCRMTEKTVLDGSGDTLINNNNNELKVMRKPTDQPMPRLPMTPKRAKGGAVSTKKPMPTVHRVLLYSTQSPRLGRKQQFSNQRLSAKQQSSKALGAGDEKQTVLLLEPEHKQEDHRSALDFDRNDDFDEDDDLDNLSNFDESDTASVLSDTEDGYRAHAFKLTHSVDRFSSPQSTPSFLSSQSSEDDLKNPDSLLVPSLFPYVPPYLSFSSNTKRGPRVPPDLHRVLKWRITNIMPKVVRLILANSGMRMLKKTNDWMGVWGKHLKSPCFKAIRSYQKINHLPGSFRIGRKDSCWKNLQRQMGKHSNKEFGFMPRTYIIPNDLGALRRHWPKYAQRNTKWIIKPPASARGAGIRVINRWGQIPKRRPLIVQKYIERPLLINGSKFDLRLYVLVTSVNPLRVFMYHNGLARFASVKYSAKTDTLNDRCMHLTNYSINKFSSNYSKNEDVNACHGHKWTIKSLWTYLANRGVRTDCLWEALRSLVLRTILAGENGINSMIRANVESKYSCFELFGFDVILDSDLVPWLLEVNISPSLHSELPLDAHVKAPLVQGVLNTALYNVPPKLSLDKQKELAAEFSFPPGTQMCYDKRLYINYLSREEKIKHNTFTRKSMEDRNEYVDAILNNLTPDDVRCLIIAEDELARCAPLERIFPTDQTHKYLKYNDTPRYYNRLLDAWESRYANNRTEGIALLRDYCQNKYHLQVPTPPAKKYIEGDHTEYSLHLSPEQDILPASGLLHQVYEMDFKVTVAAIVLLVVIIVIVSAITLVLITHVYI, encoded by the exons ATGCCAATAAGCAAATTCCAAAAGGCCGGCGCCAGTCACAGGGATTCGCGAGAAGTCGATGGACGAAGGGACAATTCCGAGGACAGGACCTGGCAGGGTCAAAAGTATGAAAAGCACGTGCTAAAGGAGAAGCTCCCAAGCAATGATTTAAAAGCCGATTACCTAGACAATTGCTGGGGAGACCCTGGAAGCGGAGATGAGTACAGGGACATTAAAGATAGCTATGACCCCGTTGTTGTTATTGACAATGGGCTGGAGCAGGTCGGAGTACATCGGCGATACTGCAGAATGACCGAAAAGACGGTCCTGGATGGCTCCGGAGACACGCTgattaataacaacaataatgaaTTAAAGGTTATGCGTAAGCCGACGGATCAGCCCATGCCACGGTTGCCCATGACGCCAAAGAGGGCCAAAGGTGGGGCCGTGTCTACCAAAAAGCCAATGCCCACGGTTCACCGAGTCCTGCTGTACAGCACTCAGAGTCCACGGCTGGGCCGCAAGCAGCAGTTCAGCAACCAGCGGCTAAGTGCAAAGCAGCAGAGCTCCAAGGCACTGGGTGCAGGTGACGAGAAACAGACGGTCCTATTGCTGGAGCCGGAACACAAGCAGGAAGACCACCGCAGTGCCCTTGACTTCGATCGTAATGACGACTTCGACGAAGATGATGATCTCGACAATT TATCAAATTTCGACGAAAGCGACACGGCGAGTGTTTTGTCAGACACTGAGGACGGTTATCGTGCCCATGCCTTCAAGCTCACACACTCTGTGGATCGATTTTCATCGCCCCAAAGCACGCCCAGCTTCTTGTCTTCGCAGTCGTCGGAGGATGATCTGAAAAATCCGGATTCCCTTCTCGTTCCCAGTTTGTTCCCCTACGTGCCCCCTTATTTGTCTTTTTCGTCGAACACAAAAAGAGGTCCACGCGTGCCGCCGGATCTTCATCGGGTTTTGAAGTGGCGCATTACAAACATAATGCCAAAGGTAGTTCGCTTGATTCTGGCCAACAGCGGAATGCGAATGCTAAAGA AAACCAACGACTGGATGGGCGTATGGGGCAAGCATTTAAAGTCACCGTGTTTTAAGGCAATTCGTTCGTATCAGAAAATCAATCACTTGCCCGGTTCATTTCGCATCGGGCGAAAGGATTCGTGCTGGAAGAATCTGCAGAGGCAGATGGGTAAGCACAGCAACAAGGAATTCGGGTTCATGCCACGCACATACATTATTCCCAATGATCTGGGAGCCCTGCGCCGGCACTGGCCGAAATATGCCCAGCGAAATACCAAGTGGATTATAAAGCCACCAGCTAGTGCTCGGGGTGCTGGCATCAGGGTTATCAACCGATGGGGCCAGATACCCAAGAGAAGGCCTCTTATCGTACAAAA GTATATAGAGCGACCGCTTCTAATAAATGGTAGTAAATTTGACCTGCGTCTGTATGTCTTGGTTACATCAGTGAATCCCTTGCGAGTGTTCATGTACCACAACGGATTGGCACGGTTCGCTTCAG TGAAGTACAGCGCTAAAACGGACACTTTGAATGACCGGTGTATGCATTTGACCAACTATAGCATCAATAAGTTTTCCTCGAACTATTCGAAGAACGAAGACGTCAATGCCTGCCACGGACACAAGTGGACTATCAAGTCGCTGTGGACGTATTTGGCGAATCGTGGAGTGCGTACCGACTGTCTGTGGGAGGCGCTGAGGAGTTTGGTGCTTCGGACAATTCTTGCTGGCGAGAATGGCATTAATAGCATGATTCGAGCAAATGTTGAATCAAAGTACAGCTGCTTCGAGCTATTCGGCTTCGATGTTATTCTGGACTCTGATCTGGTTCCTTGGCTGTTGGAAGTCAATATTTCGCCCAGTTTACACTCGGAACTGCCCCTAGATGCTCATGTCAAAGCGCCTTTAGTGCAGGGCGTTCTTAATACAGCGCTGTACAAC GTACCTCCAAAACTATCGCTGGATAAGCAAAAGGAACTGGCCGCAGAATTTTCCTTTCCCCCGGGCACACAAATGTGCTACGACAAGCGGCTTTACATTAACTATTTGTCGCGCGAGGAGAAGATCAAACACAACACATTTACCCGAAAGTCTATGGAAGACCGGAATGAG TATGTGGATGCGATCCTGAATAATCTGACCCCCGATGATGTGAGGTGCCTTATCATAGCCGAGGATGAACTAGCGCGATGTGCACCGCTGGAGCGCATCTTTCCAACAGATCAGACCCATAAGTACCTTAAATACAACGACACTCCGCGGTATTACAATCGCCTTTTGGATGCCTGGGAATCGCGCTACGCTAACAATCGCACAGAAGGGATTGCGTTGCTGCGCGATTATTGTCAAAACAAATATCATCTTCAAGTCCCAACACCTCCAGCCAAAAAG TATATTGAAGGTGATCACACTGAATATTCCTTACACCTGAGTCCAGAACAAGACATTCTTCCAGCGTCAG GATTACTTCATCAAGTTTATGAGATGGATTTTAAAGTGACAGTCGCTGCCATCGTATTATTGGTAgtcattattgttattgttagtGCAATTACCTTAGTCTTAATAACAcatgtatatatttga